A single genomic interval of Helicoverpa armigera isolate CAAS_96S chromosome 22, ASM3070526v1, whole genome shotgun sequence harbors:
- the LOC110377038 gene encoding ataxin-2-like protein isoform X7 — MHAATSHVGDIVQVLTQSGSLWEGVFKTFSAQFEVVLEVAHRVDQEGVVAVDSVVEKLIFKPQDVVSIRAKDSDLEYATHDVFQTDSAISSKFNGVAAGNGRTGEERYLEPWDGCDAEVGEAPQVNGDALLEELELDHRANGWDANDMFRKNEEVYGVHSTYDHSLAGYTLPLQRKDTQDYRDAEAKAEEIAAEIENAASSKARIELENGDEEERFAAVVRPQDAAAAGKYVIPNKRKNMQTGKLVKPGPANNGGSPPVGRAGPAPPKDKEHRAARPHLTPPADRRQDDTFPVAALGAGAGGKSYAAQAAQGGYHVPPFPPHQQHQPPSSANKVNGEPRAPPHPRQGFPPHHHHNPPPPGDVHSRPPRHHAPPPEPRRQDDVQELRKFSQDFKLVAGAPPAPPPALPPQPQPQPPPPLNPQPTMSVGGSQPPPAPSPPEVSANVCAADHAKPARPTKHDTPNAHKQPTPAPKGESPSTEDRSAPSASPPSSASPSMERVAAIKKSTLNPNAKEFNPAAKPFTPRSPSTPNPSRPHTPGTPSGVGVGVGVGVGGVGVNLGGVSVMGPGVSYVPAPHPPPPMQCYPQVAAVPYAMMAAAAAAAQQPPAYLPHPHPAMEMGCDCRQYAPPIFMLPDKRDRPDALAYGAMGGGGGVAGVTGGGGQPPMQSQQQRNFRKVGVGSGMQVAAATGQPLLAPAPMQQFMPYPHPHPAPHPAQPALQYQHMVRMYHGGVGGSVGAVSGVGGGGGEVPVQTQVGYAPPPAPSPAAASPALYPPPSPAHTPHPHPHQHPHPHHHFQQPPFQAYHQVLCPLMGPGGSGAHHHHHHHLAYLNHAPPTASPPQPHPHSLQGVLVPGGGAATPGAGHP, encoded by the exons ATGCACGCAGCGACGTCGCACGTCGGCGACATCGTGCAGGTGCTCACGCAGTCAGGCAGCCTCTGGGAAGGCGTCTTCAAGACTTTCAGCGCTCAATTTGAG GTTGTGTTAGAAGTGGCTCACCGCGTGGACCAAGAGGGCGTCGTGGCGGTGGACTCGGTGGTTGAGAAGCTGATCTTCAAGCCGCAGGATGTGGTCTCCATCAGGGCCAAGGACTCAGACCTCGAGTACGCCACACACGATGTGTTCCAGACTGATAGTGCTATATCTAGCAAATTTAATG GTGTCGCCGCAGGCAACGGTAGGACTGGCGAGGAACGCTACCTGGAGCCTTGGGACGGCTGCGACGCGGAAGTAGGCGAGGCTCCCCAAGTGAACGGAGACGCCTTGCTCGAGGAGCTGGAGCTGGACCACCGCGCCAACGGCTGGGACGCCAACGATATGTTCCGCAAGAACGAAGAGGTGTACGGCGTGCATAGCACCTACGACCACTCGTTAGCTGGTTATACCCTGCCGCTGCAGAGGAAGGATACTCAGGATTATAG GGACGCGGAAGCGAAAGCCGAGGAGATAGCGGCGGAGATCGAGAACGCGGCGTCGTCGAAGGCGCGCATCGAGCTGGAGAACGGCGACGAGGAGGAACGCTTCGCAGCCGTCGTGCGGCCGCAggacgccgccgccgccggcaaGTACGTCATACCCAACAAGAGGAAGAATATGCAG ACGGGCAAGCTAGTGAAGCCAGGGCCGGCCAACAACGGCGGGTCCCCGCCCGTGGGGCGCGCGGGCCCCGCGCCGCCCAAGGATAAGGAGCatcgcgccgcccgcccgcacCTCACGCCGCCCGCTGACCGACGCCAGGACGATACT TTCCCGGTGGCGGCGctgggcgcgggcgcgggcggcaaGAGCTACGCGGCGCAGGCGGCGCAGGGCGGCTACCACGTGCCGCCCTTCCCGCCGCACCAGCAGCACCA GCCTCCGAGCAGTGCGAACAAAGTTAACGGAGAGCCGCGAGCTCCGCCACACCCGCGGCAAGGTTTCCCACCACATCATCATCAC AACCCACCGCCTCCAGGCGACGTGCACAGCCGGCCGCCTCGACATCACGCTCCACCTCCGGAACCAAGGAGGCAGGACGATGTACAG GAGCTGCGCAAGTTCAGCCAGGACTTCAAGCTGGTGGCGGgcgccccgcccgcgccgccgcccgcgctgccgccgcagccgcagccgcagccgccgccgccgctcaaCCCGCAGCCCACG ATGTCAGTGGGCGGCAGCCAGCCGCCGCCGGCGCCGAGCCCGCCGGAGGTGTCGGCCAACGTGTGTGCCGCCGACCACGCCAAGCCCGCCCGCCCAACCAAGCACGACACGCCCAATGCGCATAAG cAGCCAACTCCAGCTCCAAAAGGCGAGTCCCCCAGCACAGAGGACCGGTCAGCACCCTCCGCATCGCCGCCGTCGTCGGCGTCGCCCAGCATGGAGCGCGTGGCGGCCATCAAGAAGTCCACGCTCAACCCCAACGCCAAGGAGTTCAACCCCGCCGCCAAGCCCTTCACGCCGCGCAGCCCCAGCACACCCAACCCCAGCCG accACACACGCCAGGCACGCCATCAGGCGTGGGCGTGGGTGTGGGAGTGGGCGTGGGCGGCGTTGGCGTGAACCTGGGCGGCGTCAGCGTCATGGGCCCCGGCGTCAGCTACGTGCCCGCGCCGCACCCGCCGCCGCCCATG CAATGTTACCCACAGGTGGCGGCCGTGCCGTACGCGATGATGgccgccgcagccgccgccgctCAGCAGCCGCCAGCGTATCTGCCGCACCCACATCCTGCT ATGGAGATGGGCTGCGACTGCCGGCAGTACGCGCCGCCTATATTCATGCTGCCCGACAAGCGAGACCGCCCCGACGCG CTTGCATATGGAGCCATGGGCGGCGGCGGAGGCGTGGCCGGCGTCACAGGGGGAGGCGGACAGCCCCCCATGCAGTCACAGCAGCAGAGAAACTTTAGGAAAG TGGGCGTAGGTTCGGGCATGCAGGTGGCCGCCGCCACGGGACAGCCGCTCCTGGCGCCGGCGCCCATGCAGCAGTTCATGCCGTACCCGCATCCACATCCAGCGCCTCATCCCGCGCAGCCGGCGTTGCAGTATCAGCATATG GTACGCATGTACCACGGCGGCGTCGGCGGCTCAGTGGGCGCAGTATCAGGCGTGGGCGGCGGCGGGGGCGAAGTCCCGGTGCAGACGCAGGTGGGGtacgcgccgccgcccgcgccgtcGCCCGCGGCCGCGTCGCCCGCGCTCTACCCGCCGCCCTCGCCGGCGCACACGCCGCATCCCCACCCGCATCAGCATCCACACCCTCATCATCACTTCCAGCAGCCGCCGTTCCAG GCGTACCACCAGGTGCTGTGTCCGCTGATGGGCCCGGGCGGGTCGGGCGCCCACCACCACCATCACCACCACCTCGCCTACCTCAACCACGCGCCACCCACCGCGTCGCCGCCGCAGCCACATCCCCACTCGCTACAG GGCGTGCTGGtgccgggcggcggcgcggccacGCCGGGCGCTGGGCACCCGTAA
- the LOC110377038 gene encoding ataxin-2-like protein isoform X3 gives MNNKRKNRQGPPRSPRGRVVPEGVYNNAHFMHAATSHVGDIVQVLTQSGSLWEGVFKTFSAQFEVVLEVAHRVDQEGVVAVDSVVEKLIFKPQDVVSIRAKDSDLEYATHDVFQTDSAISSKFNGVAAGNGRTGEERYLEPWDGCDAEVGEAPQVNGDALLEELELDHRANGWDANDMFRKNEEVYGVHSTYDHSLAGYTLPLQRKDTQDYRDAEAKAEEIAAEIENAASSKARIELENGDEEERFAAVVRPQDAAAAGKYVIPNKRKNMQTGKLVKPGPANNGGSPPVGRAGPAPPKDKEHRAARPHLTPPADRRQDDTFPVAALGAGAGGKSYAAQAAQGGYHVPPFPPHQQHQPPSSANKVNGEPRAPPHPRQGFPPHHHHNPPPPGDVHSRPPRHHAPPPEPRRQDDVQELRKFSQDFKLVAGAPPAPPPALPPQPQPQPPPPLNPQPTMSVGGSQPPPAPSPPEVSANVCAADHAKPARPTKHDTPNAHKQPTPAPKGESPSTEDRSAPSASPPSSASPSMERVAAIKKSTLNPNAKEFNPAAKPFTPRSPSTPNPSRPHTPGTPSGVGVGVGVGVGGVGVNLGGVSVMGPGVSYVPAPHPPPPMVAAVPYAMMAAAAAAAQQPPAYLPHPHPAMEMGCDCRQYAPPIFMLPDKRDRPDALAYGAMGGGGGVAGVTGGGGQPPMQSQQQRNFRKVGVGSGMQVAAATGQPLLAPAPMQQFMPYPHPHPAPHPAQPALQYQHMVRMYHGGVGGSVGAVSGVGGGGGEVPVQTQVGYAPPPAPSPAAASPALYPPPSPAHTPHPHPHQHPHPHHHFQQPPFQAYHQVLCPLMGPGGSGAHHHHHHHLAYLNHAPPTASPPQPHPHSLQGVLVPGGGAATPGAGHP, from the exons ATCACCACGCGGGCGAGTGGTGCCGGAAGGCGTGTACAATAACGCGCACTTCATGCACGCAGCGACGTCGCACGTCGGCGACATCGTGCAGGTGCTCACGCAGTCAGGCAGCCTCTGGGAAGGCGTCTTCAAGACTTTCAGCGCTCAATTTGAG GTTGTGTTAGAAGTGGCTCACCGCGTGGACCAAGAGGGCGTCGTGGCGGTGGACTCGGTGGTTGAGAAGCTGATCTTCAAGCCGCAGGATGTGGTCTCCATCAGGGCCAAGGACTCAGACCTCGAGTACGCCACACACGATGTGTTCCAGACTGATAGTGCTATATCTAGCAAATTTAATG GTGTCGCCGCAGGCAACGGTAGGACTGGCGAGGAACGCTACCTGGAGCCTTGGGACGGCTGCGACGCGGAAGTAGGCGAGGCTCCCCAAGTGAACGGAGACGCCTTGCTCGAGGAGCTGGAGCTGGACCACCGCGCCAACGGCTGGGACGCCAACGATATGTTCCGCAAGAACGAAGAGGTGTACGGCGTGCATAGCACCTACGACCACTCGTTAGCTGGTTATACCCTGCCGCTGCAGAGGAAGGATACTCAGGATTATAG GGACGCGGAAGCGAAAGCCGAGGAGATAGCGGCGGAGATCGAGAACGCGGCGTCGTCGAAGGCGCGCATCGAGCTGGAGAACGGCGACGAGGAGGAACGCTTCGCAGCCGTCGTGCGGCCGCAggacgccgccgccgccggcaaGTACGTCATACCCAACAAGAGGAAGAATATGCAG ACGGGCAAGCTAGTGAAGCCAGGGCCGGCCAACAACGGCGGGTCCCCGCCCGTGGGGCGCGCGGGCCCCGCGCCGCCCAAGGATAAGGAGCatcgcgccgcccgcccgcacCTCACGCCGCCCGCTGACCGACGCCAGGACGATACT TTCCCGGTGGCGGCGctgggcgcgggcgcgggcggcaaGAGCTACGCGGCGCAGGCGGCGCAGGGCGGCTACCACGTGCCGCCCTTCCCGCCGCACCAGCAGCACCA GCCTCCGAGCAGTGCGAACAAAGTTAACGGAGAGCCGCGAGCTCCGCCACACCCGCGGCAAGGTTTCCCACCACATCATCATCAC AACCCACCGCCTCCAGGCGACGTGCACAGCCGGCCGCCTCGACATCACGCTCCACCTCCGGAACCAAGGAGGCAGGACGATGTACAG GAGCTGCGCAAGTTCAGCCAGGACTTCAAGCTGGTGGCGGgcgccccgcccgcgccgccgcccgcgctgccgccgcagccgcagccgcagccgccgccgccgctcaaCCCGCAGCCCACG ATGTCAGTGGGCGGCAGCCAGCCGCCGCCGGCGCCGAGCCCGCCGGAGGTGTCGGCCAACGTGTGTGCCGCCGACCACGCCAAGCCCGCCCGCCCAACCAAGCACGACACGCCCAATGCGCATAAG cAGCCAACTCCAGCTCCAAAAGGCGAGTCCCCCAGCACAGAGGACCGGTCAGCACCCTCCGCATCGCCGCCGTCGTCGGCGTCGCCCAGCATGGAGCGCGTGGCGGCCATCAAGAAGTCCACGCTCAACCCCAACGCCAAGGAGTTCAACCCCGCCGCCAAGCCCTTCACGCCGCGCAGCCCCAGCACACCCAACCCCAGCCG accACACACGCCAGGCACGCCATCAGGCGTGGGCGTGGGTGTGGGAGTGGGCGTGGGCGGCGTTGGCGTGAACCTGGGCGGCGTCAGCGTCATGGGCCCCGGCGTCAGCTACGTGCCCGCGCCGCACCCGCCGCCGCCCATG GTGGCGGCCGTGCCGTACGCGATGATGgccgccgcagccgccgccgctCAGCAGCCGCCAGCGTATCTGCCGCACCCACATCCTGCT ATGGAGATGGGCTGCGACTGCCGGCAGTACGCGCCGCCTATATTCATGCTGCCCGACAAGCGAGACCGCCCCGACGCG CTTGCATATGGAGCCATGGGCGGCGGCGGAGGCGTGGCCGGCGTCACAGGGGGAGGCGGACAGCCCCCCATGCAGTCACAGCAGCAGAGAAACTTTAGGAAAG TGGGCGTAGGTTCGGGCATGCAGGTGGCCGCCGCCACGGGACAGCCGCTCCTGGCGCCGGCGCCCATGCAGCAGTTCATGCCGTACCCGCATCCACATCCAGCGCCTCATCCCGCGCAGCCGGCGTTGCAGTATCAGCATATG GTACGCATGTACCACGGCGGCGTCGGCGGCTCAGTGGGCGCAGTATCAGGCGTGGGCGGCGGCGGGGGCGAAGTCCCGGTGCAGACGCAGGTGGGGtacgcgccgccgcccgcgccgtcGCCCGCGGCCGCGTCGCCCGCGCTCTACCCGCCGCCCTCGCCGGCGCACACGCCGCATCCCCACCCGCATCAGCATCCACACCCTCATCATCACTTCCAGCAGCCGCCGTTCCAG GCGTACCACCAGGTGCTGTGTCCGCTGATGGGCCCGGGCGGGTCGGGCGCCCACCACCACCATCACCACCACCTCGCCTACCTCAACCACGCGCCACCCACCGCGTCGCCGCCGCAGCCACATCCCCACTCGCTACAG GGCGTGCTGGtgccgggcggcggcgcggccacGCCGGGCGCTGGGCACCCGTAA
- the LOC110377038 gene encoding ataxin-2-like protein isoform X8 translates to MNNKRKNRQGPPRSPRGRVVPEGVYNNAHFMHAATSHVGDIVQVLTQSGSLWEGVFKTFSAQFEVVLEVAHRVDQEGVVAVDSVVEKLIFKPQDVVSIRAKDSDLEYATHDVFQTDSAISSKFNGVAAGNGRTGEERYLEPWDGCDAEVGEAPQVNGDALLEELELDHRANGWDANDMFRKNEEVYGVHSTYDHSLAGYTLPLQRKDTQDYRDAEAKAEEIAAEIENAASSKARIELENGDEEERFAAVVRPQDAAAAGKYVIPNKRKNMQTGKLVKPGPANNGGSPPVGRAGPAPPKDKEHRAARPHLTPPADRRQDDTFPVAALGAGAGGKSYAAQAAQGGYHVPPFPPHQQHQPPSSANKVNGEPRAPPHPRQGFPPHHHHNPPPPGDVHSRPPRHHAPPPEPRRQDDVQELRKFSQDFKLVAGAPPAPPPALPPQPQPQPPPPLNPQPTMSVGGSQPPPAPSPPEVSANVCAADHAKPARPTKHDTPNAHKQPTPAPKGESPSTEDRSAPSASPPSSASPSMERVAAIKKSTLNPNAKEFNPAAKPFTPRSPSTPNPSRPHTPGTPSGVGVGVGVGVGGVGVNLGGVSVMGPGVSYVPAPHPPPPMVAAVPYAMMAAAAAAAQQPPAYLPHPHPALAYGAMGGGGGVAGVTGGGGQPPMQSQQQRNFRKVGVGSGMQVAAATGQPLLAPAPMQQFMPYPHPHPAPHPAQPALQYQHMVRMYHGGVGGSVGAVSGVGGGGGEVPVQTQVGYAPPPAPSPAAASPALYPPPSPAHTPHPHPHQHPHPHHHFQQPPFQAYHQVLCPLMGPGGSGAHHHHHHHLAYLNHAPPTASPPQPHPHSLQGVLVPGGGAATPGAGHP, encoded by the exons ATCACCACGCGGGCGAGTGGTGCCGGAAGGCGTGTACAATAACGCGCACTTCATGCACGCAGCGACGTCGCACGTCGGCGACATCGTGCAGGTGCTCACGCAGTCAGGCAGCCTCTGGGAAGGCGTCTTCAAGACTTTCAGCGCTCAATTTGAG GTTGTGTTAGAAGTGGCTCACCGCGTGGACCAAGAGGGCGTCGTGGCGGTGGACTCGGTGGTTGAGAAGCTGATCTTCAAGCCGCAGGATGTGGTCTCCATCAGGGCCAAGGACTCAGACCTCGAGTACGCCACACACGATGTGTTCCAGACTGATAGTGCTATATCTAGCAAATTTAATG GTGTCGCCGCAGGCAACGGTAGGACTGGCGAGGAACGCTACCTGGAGCCTTGGGACGGCTGCGACGCGGAAGTAGGCGAGGCTCCCCAAGTGAACGGAGACGCCTTGCTCGAGGAGCTGGAGCTGGACCACCGCGCCAACGGCTGGGACGCCAACGATATGTTCCGCAAGAACGAAGAGGTGTACGGCGTGCATAGCACCTACGACCACTCGTTAGCTGGTTATACCCTGCCGCTGCAGAGGAAGGATACTCAGGATTATAG GGACGCGGAAGCGAAAGCCGAGGAGATAGCGGCGGAGATCGAGAACGCGGCGTCGTCGAAGGCGCGCATCGAGCTGGAGAACGGCGACGAGGAGGAACGCTTCGCAGCCGTCGTGCGGCCGCAggacgccgccgccgccggcaaGTACGTCATACCCAACAAGAGGAAGAATATGCAG ACGGGCAAGCTAGTGAAGCCAGGGCCGGCCAACAACGGCGGGTCCCCGCCCGTGGGGCGCGCGGGCCCCGCGCCGCCCAAGGATAAGGAGCatcgcgccgcccgcccgcacCTCACGCCGCCCGCTGACCGACGCCAGGACGATACT TTCCCGGTGGCGGCGctgggcgcgggcgcgggcggcaaGAGCTACGCGGCGCAGGCGGCGCAGGGCGGCTACCACGTGCCGCCCTTCCCGCCGCACCAGCAGCACCA GCCTCCGAGCAGTGCGAACAAAGTTAACGGAGAGCCGCGAGCTCCGCCACACCCGCGGCAAGGTTTCCCACCACATCATCATCAC AACCCACCGCCTCCAGGCGACGTGCACAGCCGGCCGCCTCGACATCACGCTCCACCTCCGGAACCAAGGAGGCAGGACGATGTACAG GAGCTGCGCAAGTTCAGCCAGGACTTCAAGCTGGTGGCGGgcgccccgcccgcgccgccgcccgcgctgccgccgcagccgcagccgcagccgccgccgccgctcaaCCCGCAGCCCACG ATGTCAGTGGGCGGCAGCCAGCCGCCGCCGGCGCCGAGCCCGCCGGAGGTGTCGGCCAACGTGTGTGCCGCCGACCACGCCAAGCCCGCCCGCCCAACCAAGCACGACACGCCCAATGCGCATAAG cAGCCAACTCCAGCTCCAAAAGGCGAGTCCCCCAGCACAGAGGACCGGTCAGCACCCTCCGCATCGCCGCCGTCGTCGGCGTCGCCCAGCATGGAGCGCGTGGCGGCCATCAAGAAGTCCACGCTCAACCCCAACGCCAAGGAGTTCAACCCCGCCGCCAAGCCCTTCACGCCGCGCAGCCCCAGCACACCCAACCCCAGCCG accACACACGCCAGGCACGCCATCAGGCGTGGGCGTGGGTGTGGGAGTGGGCGTGGGCGGCGTTGGCGTGAACCTGGGCGGCGTCAGCGTCATGGGCCCCGGCGTCAGCTACGTGCCCGCGCCGCACCCGCCGCCGCCCATG GTGGCGGCCGTGCCGTACGCGATGATGgccgccgcagccgccgccgctCAGCAGCCGCCAGCGTATCTGCCGCACCCACATCCTGCT CTTGCATATGGAGCCATGGGCGGCGGCGGAGGCGTGGCCGGCGTCACAGGGGGAGGCGGACAGCCCCCCATGCAGTCACAGCAGCAGAGAAACTTTAGGAAAG TGGGCGTAGGTTCGGGCATGCAGGTGGCCGCCGCCACGGGACAGCCGCTCCTGGCGCCGGCGCCCATGCAGCAGTTCATGCCGTACCCGCATCCACATCCAGCGCCTCATCCCGCGCAGCCGGCGTTGCAGTATCAGCATATG GTACGCATGTACCACGGCGGCGTCGGCGGCTCAGTGGGCGCAGTATCAGGCGTGGGCGGCGGCGGGGGCGAAGTCCCGGTGCAGACGCAGGTGGGGtacgcgccgccgcccgcgccgtcGCCCGCGGCCGCGTCGCCCGCGCTCTACCCGCCGCCCTCGCCGGCGCACACGCCGCATCCCCACCCGCATCAGCATCCACACCCTCATCATCACTTCCAGCAGCCGCCGTTCCAG GCGTACCACCAGGTGCTGTGTCCGCTGATGGGCCCGGGCGGGTCGGGCGCCCACCACCACCATCACCACCACCTCGCCTACCTCAACCACGCGCCACCCACCGCGTCGCCGCCGCAGCCACATCCCCACTCGCTACAG GGCGTGCTGGtgccgggcggcggcgcggccacGCCGGGCGCTGGGCACCCGTAA
- the LOC110377038 gene encoding ataxin-2-like protein isoform X6: MNNKRKNRQGPPRSPRGRVVPEGVYNNAHFMHAATSHVGDIVQVLTQSGSLWEGVFKTFSAQFEVVLEVAHRVDQEGVVAVDSVVEKLIFKPQDVVSIRAKDSDLEYATHDVFQTDSAISSKFNGVAAGNGRTGEERYLEPWDGCDAEVGEAPQVNGDALLEELELDHRANGWDANDMFRKNEEVYGVHSTYDHSLAGYTLPLQRKDTQDYRDAEAKAEEIAAEIENAASSKARIELENGDEEERFAAVVRPQDAAAAGKYVIPNKRKNMQTGKLVKPGPANNGGSPPVGRAGPAPPKDKEHRAARPHLTPPADRRQDDTFPVAALGAGAGGKSYAAQAAQGGYHVPPFPPHQQHQPPSSANKVNGEPRAPPHPRQGFPPHHHHNPPPPGDVHSRPPRHHAPPPEPRRQDDVQELRKFSQDFKLVAGAPPAPPPALPPQPQPQPPPPLNPQPTMSVGGSQPPPAPSPPEVSANVCAADHAKPARPTKHDTPNAHKQPTPAPKGESPSTEDRSAPSASPPSSASPSMERVAAIKKSTLNPNAKEFNPAAKPFTPRSPSTPNPSRPHTPGTPSGVGVGVGVGVGGVGVNLGGVSVMGPGVSYVPAPHPPPPMQCYPQVAAVPYAMMAAAAAAAQQPPAYLPHPHPALAYGAMGGGGGVAGVTGGGGQPPMQSQQQRNFRKGSGMQVAAATGQPLLAPAPMQQFMPYPHPHPAPHPAQPALQYQHMVRMYHGGVGGSVGAVSGVGGGGGEVPVQTQVGYAPPPAPSPAAASPALYPPPSPAHTPHPHPHQHPHPHHHFQQPPFQAYHQVLCPLMGPGGSGAHHHHHHHLAYLNHAPPTASPPQPHPHSLQGVLVPGGGAATPGAGHP; encoded by the exons ATCACCACGCGGGCGAGTGGTGCCGGAAGGCGTGTACAATAACGCGCACTTCATGCACGCAGCGACGTCGCACGTCGGCGACATCGTGCAGGTGCTCACGCAGTCAGGCAGCCTCTGGGAAGGCGTCTTCAAGACTTTCAGCGCTCAATTTGAG GTTGTGTTAGAAGTGGCTCACCGCGTGGACCAAGAGGGCGTCGTGGCGGTGGACTCGGTGGTTGAGAAGCTGATCTTCAAGCCGCAGGATGTGGTCTCCATCAGGGCCAAGGACTCAGACCTCGAGTACGCCACACACGATGTGTTCCAGACTGATAGTGCTATATCTAGCAAATTTAATG GTGTCGCCGCAGGCAACGGTAGGACTGGCGAGGAACGCTACCTGGAGCCTTGGGACGGCTGCGACGCGGAAGTAGGCGAGGCTCCCCAAGTGAACGGAGACGCCTTGCTCGAGGAGCTGGAGCTGGACCACCGCGCCAACGGCTGGGACGCCAACGATATGTTCCGCAAGAACGAAGAGGTGTACGGCGTGCATAGCACCTACGACCACTCGTTAGCTGGTTATACCCTGCCGCTGCAGAGGAAGGATACTCAGGATTATAG GGACGCGGAAGCGAAAGCCGAGGAGATAGCGGCGGAGATCGAGAACGCGGCGTCGTCGAAGGCGCGCATCGAGCTGGAGAACGGCGACGAGGAGGAACGCTTCGCAGCCGTCGTGCGGCCGCAggacgccgccgccgccggcaaGTACGTCATACCCAACAAGAGGAAGAATATGCAG ACGGGCAAGCTAGTGAAGCCAGGGCCGGCCAACAACGGCGGGTCCCCGCCCGTGGGGCGCGCGGGCCCCGCGCCGCCCAAGGATAAGGAGCatcgcgccgcccgcccgcacCTCACGCCGCCCGCTGACCGACGCCAGGACGATACT TTCCCGGTGGCGGCGctgggcgcgggcgcgggcggcaaGAGCTACGCGGCGCAGGCGGCGCAGGGCGGCTACCACGTGCCGCCCTTCCCGCCGCACCAGCAGCACCA GCCTCCGAGCAGTGCGAACAAAGTTAACGGAGAGCCGCGAGCTCCGCCACACCCGCGGCAAGGTTTCCCACCACATCATCATCAC AACCCACCGCCTCCAGGCGACGTGCACAGCCGGCCGCCTCGACATCACGCTCCACCTCCGGAACCAAGGAGGCAGGACGATGTACAG GAGCTGCGCAAGTTCAGCCAGGACTTCAAGCTGGTGGCGGgcgccccgcccgcgccgccgcccgcgctgccgccgcagccgcagccgcagccgccgccgccgctcaaCCCGCAGCCCACG ATGTCAGTGGGCGGCAGCCAGCCGCCGCCGGCGCCGAGCCCGCCGGAGGTGTCGGCCAACGTGTGTGCCGCCGACCACGCCAAGCCCGCCCGCCCAACCAAGCACGACACGCCCAATGCGCATAAG cAGCCAACTCCAGCTCCAAAAGGCGAGTCCCCCAGCACAGAGGACCGGTCAGCACCCTCCGCATCGCCGCCGTCGTCGGCGTCGCCCAGCATGGAGCGCGTGGCGGCCATCAAGAAGTCCACGCTCAACCCCAACGCCAAGGAGTTCAACCCCGCCGCCAAGCCCTTCACGCCGCGCAGCCCCAGCACACCCAACCCCAGCCG accACACACGCCAGGCACGCCATCAGGCGTGGGCGTGGGTGTGGGAGTGGGCGTGGGCGGCGTTGGCGTGAACCTGGGCGGCGTCAGCGTCATGGGCCCCGGCGTCAGCTACGTGCCCGCGCCGCACCCGCCGCCGCCCATG CAATGTTACCCACAGGTGGCGGCCGTGCCGTACGCGATGATGgccgccgcagccgccgccgctCAGCAGCCGCCAGCGTATCTGCCGCACCCACATCCTGCT CTTGCATATGGAGCCATGGGCGGCGGCGGAGGCGTGGCCGGCGTCACAGGGGGAGGCGGACAGCCCCCCATGCAGTCACAGCAGCAGAGAAACTTTAGGAAAG GTTCGGGCATGCAGGTGGCCGCCGCCACGGGACAGCCGCTCCTGGCGCCGGCGCCCATGCAGCAGTTCATGCCGTACCCGCATCCACATCCAGCGCCTCATCCCGCGCAGCCGGCGTTGCAGTATCAGCATATG GTACGCATGTACCACGGCGGCGTCGGCGGCTCAGTGGGCGCAGTATCAGGCGTGGGCGGCGGCGGGGGCGAAGTCCCGGTGCAGACGCAGGTGGGGtacgcgccgccgcccgcgccgtcGCCCGCGGCCGCGTCGCCCGCGCTCTACCCGCCGCCCTCGCCGGCGCACACGCCGCATCCCCACCCGCATCAGCATCCACACCCTCATCATCACTTCCAGCAGCCGCCGTTCCAG GCGTACCACCAGGTGCTGTGTCCGCTGATGGGCCCGGGCGGGTCGGGCGCCCACCACCACCATCACCACCACCTCGCCTACCTCAACCACGCGCCACCCACCGCGTCGCCGCCGCAGCCACATCCCCACTCGCTACAG GGCGTGCTGGtgccgggcggcggcgcggccacGCCGGGCGCTGGGCACCCGTAA